TCAACGGCACCTGGTTCCTCTACGGCATCGAAATGACCGTGCTCGGCGCCGGCCACAAACCCTACGGCCCCACGCCGCGCCTCGCCGAACGTGGCTTCGACCTGCGCATCGTATCCGCCCCCGAAGCGCTCACACTGCAGGCGGTTGGGCCTTACCTCACCAACAGCGCCACCCTGGCCACGCACCTCCTGCGTCGCACCGCCGAACGCTACGACATCCCGCTCGCCGACCTCGAACGCAACATTCGCGCCTCGGAGCAACGCACCCAACGCACCACCACCGGTAGCACGGCCGCCGGTGCCGATACCAACATCCGCCAACCCGCCCTCGCCTCGCCCTGGGCCTTCGGCCGCGCCGAGGTGCCGGAAGGCGATCGCCCCATGCTTACCGCCGAACGCCTCAATCCACGTTTCGTCACCTACTCCTTCACCGAAGTCCTCGGCATGCTCCCCGCCGACGCCACCCGTGACGACCCGCTCAACCCCCACGCCACCACCACCGACTCCGAAGGCGACAGCGAGCCCGCGGTCGGCGAAGAAAGCGACGAAGGCGACCTCGGCCTGGTCTACCCCTGGCACCCCGACTACCCCGGCAACAACTGAGCGGCACTGAGGTCTGCAATCTCGGATGGACACAGATGAAAGGCACGCGGTGCGTAGCCGGTAGGCGGAGCCCTTCGTGTCTATTCGTGGTTAAAAATGTCCTGCCTCTCGGCCCCACGCTTTGCGTTCGCCATCACCGCGGATCGGACGACCGTTCTGATATGATCACCTACCGCACGGCGACCCGTGCCGAACTCGATATCGCGGTTGAATGGGCCGCCGCCGAGGGTTGGAATCCCGGCCTCCACGACGCCGCCTTGTTCTGGCACACCGATCCCGCGGGCTTCGTCTGCGCCGAACGCGACGGTGGGGTCATCGCCACCGGCTCCATCGTGGCTTACGGCGACGCCGCCGGGTTCATGGGCTTCTTCATCGTGCGCCCCGACCTGCGCGGCCAAGGCATCGGTCGCGAGTTCTGGACGTGGCGTCGCGATACCCTGCGCGCCCGCCTGCGTCCCGACGCCCCCATCGCCATGGACGGCGTGTTTGACATGCAGGCCTTCTACGCCCGTGGCGGTTTCCAATTTACCCACCGCAATCTGCGCATGGCAGGCACCGGCCGTCGCTCCGCCCAACTCGACCCCGCGCTCGTTGACCTGTCTGTCCTGCCTTTCGCCGATGTGTTGGCCTACGATACCGCTCACTTCGGTTGCAGCCGGGCCAGGTTCCTCGAGCCTTGGATCCGCCCGGCCGGTGGACTCGCGCTCGGTTTTGTGACCCACCACACCCTGCGCGGCATCGGCGTCATCCGTCCCTGCCGGGAAGGATATAAGATCGGCCCGCTGTTCGCCGACGACGCCCACATTGCCGAAGCCCTCTTCGTCGGACTCTCCGCACACGCCGCCGACCAGCCGCTCTTCCTCGATACACCGGAGAACAACCCCGCGGCGCTCGCGCTCGCGCAAGCCCACGGCCTGACCGAGGTCTTCGGCTGTGCCCGCATGGTGCACGGCCCGATTCCGGACCTGCCGTGGAACCGTATCTACGGCGTCACTACGTTCGAACTGGGTTGAGCCAACGCCGTCGGGCGTCCCCGCCTCAACTTTCGCCTGCTGCCATCTTCACAAACGCATCGATGATGCCGTCGAAGGAGCCGTTGGTGAAGAAGACCACCACCCGCGGTTTGCCGTCGCCGGGCAGCGTGCTGACTTCGAGCTTCACCAGCAGTTTGCCGTTCGTTTCGGCCGTGTGTGCTTCGGTGCCGTGTCCGGTCAGGTAGGCCATCACCGCCTCGCGGTTAAAACGTTCGGCTTCGCTGAGCCGTTCCGCGCGATTGACCGCGCCGAGATACACCTCATCGGCCAGAGCGAGGGCGTGCATGAACGGTTCCTCCAGCGCCCGGGTGCGCGCCGTGTTGCTGCGCGGCTCAAACACCGCCGTGAGCACATATTCCGGATAACGCGCCCGCAGCGACCGCAGGGTCTGATCCAGCGCCGTCGGGTGGTGACCAAAGTCTTCGATCACCACCAACTTCTCCTGTTGCACGCGAATCTCCTGCCGCCGCCGCACGCCCCGGAACTTCGCCAGCGGCGCCAACGACACCACCGTCGGATCCTCGGGGTTCAGAGCCAGTCCCGCCGCCGTCGCCGCCATCGCCGCATTGCGCGCGTTGAACAGCCCGGCAATCACCCACTCGACCCGCCCCCAGTCGCGACCGCGCCATTGCAGACCAAAGCTCGCGCCGGTGCCCGACTCGGCAAAATCCACGATGCGCACGTCGTTGTGCTCCCCCACGCCGACCCGCAGCACCTGCGTCCACGGCATGTCGTCGAGCTTGGCCAGATTGGCGTCATCGCCGTTTAGCAGCACAAAGCCATTGCGCGGCACGATGCGCGTCAGGTGGCGGAACGTCCGCTCCACATCGACGAGATCGCGAAAGATGTCGGCGTGATCAAACTCGAGGTTGTTGAGCACCGCGATGTGGGGTGCGTAGTGAATGAACTTCG
This portion of the Actomonas aquatica genome encodes:
- a CDS encoding GNAT family N-acetyltransferase — its product is MITYRTATRAELDIAVEWAAAEGWNPGLHDAALFWHTDPAGFVCAERDGGVIATGSIVAYGDAAGFMGFFIVRPDLRGQGIGREFWTWRRDTLRARLRPDAPIAMDGVFDMQAFYARGGFQFTHRNLRMAGTGRRSAQLDPALVDLSVLPFADVLAYDTAHFGCSRARFLEPWIRPAGGLALGFVTHHTLRGIGVIRPCREGYKIGPLFADDAHIAEALFVGLSAHAADQPLFLDTPENNPAALALAQAHGLTEVFGCARMVHGPIPDLPWNRIYGVTTFELG
- a CDS encoding UDP-N-acetylmuramate--L-alanine ligase, yielding MGICGTAMGNAALLARAAGHEVSGADAGVYPPMSDVLAEAGITVHEGYDAERLAQLAPDLVVVGNAMSRGNPEVEWLLESRALRFTSLPALLAETVLAGRRNLVICGTHGKTTTTSMTAFLLRENGCDPGFLIGGVPLDPPVGQHLGALDDPFVIEGDEYDSAFFDKRSKFIHYAPHIAVLNNLEFDHADIFRDLVDVERTFRHLTRIVPRNGFVLLNGDDANLAKLDDMPWTQVLRVGVGEHNDVRIVDFAESGTGASFGLQWRGRDWGRVEWVIAGLFNARNAAMAATAAGLALNPEDPTVVSLAPLAKFRGVRRRQEIRVQQEKLVVIEDFGHHPTALDQTLRSLRARYPEYVLTAVFEPRSNTARTRALEEPFMHALALADEVYLGAVNRAERLSEAERFNREAVMAYLTGHGTEAHTAETNGKLLVKLEVSTLPGDGKPRVVVFFTNGSFDGIIDAFVKMAAGES